A single region of the Nocardioides aquaticus genome encodes:
- a CDS encoding NUDIX domain-containing protein gives MGQRPSRGSCACVRSAGRDEAHDCAAGTVAPARTRIAVAALVHDGLVLLGHRHPSRRWYPDCWDLVGGHVDGGESPHRAVVRECLEELGVHIIDPSPIPISVDDPHLEMDGFLVTRWEGEVVNAAPDEHDELRWCAAGDLAGLGLAHPEILPIILGALQGGDGDC, from the coding sequence GTGGGGCAGCGCCCGTCCCGTGGGTCGTGTGCCTGCGTACGGTCTGCAGGCCGTGATGAGGCCCATGACTGCGCTGCCGGCACGGTGGCCCCGGCTCGGACCCGGATCGCCGTCGCCGCACTGGTGCACGACGGGCTCGTGCTCCTGGGGCATCGTCACCCCTCGCGTCGGTGGTACCCCGACTGCTGGGACCTCGTCGGCGGACACGTCGACGGAGGCGAGTCGCCCCACCGAGCCGTCGTCCGAGAGTGCCTCGAGGAGCTCGGCGTGCACATCATCGACCCGTCGCCCATCCCGATCTCGGTGGACGACCCCCACCTCGAGATGGACGGGTTCCTCGTCACCCGGTGGGAGGGCGAGGTGGTCAATGCCGCACCTGACGAGCACGACGAGCTCCGCTGGTGCGCGGCAGGTGACCTCGCGGGCCTGGGTCTGGCGCATCCGGAGATCCTGCCGATCATCCTGGGCGCGCTCCAGGGCGGCGACGGCGACTGCTAG